The following proteins are encoded in a genomic region of Rattus rattus isolate New Zealand chromosome 2, Rrattus_CSIRO_v1, whole genome shotgun sequence:
- the Fau gene encoding ubiquitin-like protein fubi and ribosomal protein S30, producing the protein MQLFVRAQELHTLEVTGQETVAQIKAHVASLEGIAPEDQVVLLAGSPLEDEATLGQCGVEALTTLEVAGRMLGGKVHGSLARAGKVRGQTPKVAKQEKKKKKTGRAKRRMQYNRRFVNVVPTFGKKKGPNANS; encoded by the exons ATGCAGCTCTTTGTTCGCGCCCAGGAACTACACACCCTCGAGGTGACCGGCCAGGAGACGGTCGCCCAGATCAAA GCTCATGTGGCCTCACTGGAAGGCATTGCCCCCGAAGATCAAGTCGTGCTTCTGGCAGGCTCGCCGCTGGAGGATGAGGCCACCCTAGGCCAGTGTGGTGTAGAGGCCCTGACCACTCTGGAGGTAGCTGGCCGAATGCTGGGAG GTAAAGTTCATGGTTCTCTGGCTCGTGCTGGGAAAGTGAGAGGTCAGACTCCCAAG GTGgccaaacaggaaaagaagaagaagaagactggtCGGGCCAAGAGGCGAATGCAGTACAACCGACGCTTTGTCAATGTTGTGCCCACCTTTGGCAAGAAGAAGGGCCCCAATGCTAATTCCTAA
- the Znhit2 gene encoding zinc finger HIT domain-containing protein 2, which translates to MEPAGLCGFCPAGEAVPARYTCPRCNAPYCSLRCYRAHGACAEDFYRDQVLRELRGRNASPSRLVGALRRLREQREAEDEPEETGLRPGTRPGGLSGLWERLAPAEKAAFERLLSRGEAGRLLPPWRPWWWGRGTGPRFLEELDDDASRDLAEPELLPARTGLESVDDAAAAGEPLAEDSSVARPPAMPARIPTLASLSRSPTSPLVRFQLPNVLFTYAHTLALYHGGDDDALLSDFCATLLDVSGALGAQQVFHSTEEALQAAAHVLEAGEHPPGPLGTRGAMQEVARILLGEGPINQKGYTLIALGHLAQTLGRARKRAVVGEERDRLYRARKKCQFLLAWTNENEAALTPLALDCARAHRAHAVTAEEMATLTGELERLWGGPVPPAPRILIEELPG; encoded by the coding sequence ATGGAGCCCGCGGGGCTCTGCGGCTTCTGCCCGGCCGGGGAAGCTGTACCAGCGCGCTACACCTGCCCGCGCTGCAACGCTCCCTACTGCTCGCTCCGCTGCTACCGGGCTCACGGCGCCTGCGCCGAAGACTTTTACCGCGACCAAGTGCTAAGAGAGCTCCGCGGCCGAAACGCTTCGCCCAGTCGTCTGGTGGGCGCATTACGCCGGCTGCGTGAACAACGCGAGGCCGAGGATGAGCCCGAGGAAACAGGCCTCCGGCCCGGCACGCGGCCGGGCGGTCTTTCTGGACTTTGGGAACGTTTAGCGCCGGCTGAGAAGGCGGCATTCGAGCGGCTACTGAGCCGTGGCGAAGCCGGACGCCTCCTGCCTCCGTGGCGGCCCTGGTGGTGGGGCCGCGGCACCGGCCCACGTTTTCTGGAGGAGCTGGATGATGACGCGAGCAGAGATCTTGCGGAGCCGGAGCTACTCCCTGCGAGGACCGGGCTGGAGTCCGTGGATGATGCCGCTGCCGCTGGGGAGCCACTTGCTGAAGACTCCAGTGTCGCCAGACCGCCCGCAATGCCCGCCCGCATCCCAACACTGGCCAGTCTGAGCCGCAGCCCTACCTCGCCACTGGTGCGCTTCCAGCTGCCCAATGTGCTGTTCACCTATGCTCACACTCTCGCCCTGTATCATGGAGGGGACGACGACGCACTACTCTCTGACTTCTGTGCTACTCTGCTCGATGTTTCTGGGGCCCTGGGAGCCCAGCAAGTCTTTCACTCTACAGAGGAAGCCCTGCAGGCCGCAGCCCACGTTCTGGAAGCGGGCGAGCACCCACCTGGGCCCCTGGGTACACGGGGTGCTATGCAGGAAGTTGCCCGAATCCTTCTGGGCGAGGGTCCTATCAATCAGAAAGGCTACACGCTGATAGCATTGGGACACCTGGCTCAGACCCTGGGTCGAGCCCGGAAACGAGCTGTGGTTGGTGAAGAGCGAGATCGCCTTTACCGGGCTCGGAAGAAGTGCCAGTTCCTGCTGGCTTGGACCAATGAAAATGAGGCTGCTCTCACACCCCTGGCTCTAGACTGTGCCAGAGCCCACCGAGCCCATGCTGTGACAGCTGAGGAAATGGCAACCCTTACTGGGGAGCTAGAACGGCTTTGGGGAGGCCCAGTACCACCTGCACCAAGGATTCTCATTGAGGAGCTTCCTGGCTGA
- the Mrpl49 gene encoding 39S ribosomal protein L49, mitochondrial has protein sequence MSLIGGAKMAANVFRVILHDWKTCVRWSYGRRQLSQTQGPPDNPSFVESVDEYQFVERLLPPTKIPEPPKHKHYPTPSGWQPPRDPLPSLPYFVRRSRMHNIPVYKEITHGNRQMTLIRKVEGDIWALQKDVEEFLSPLLGKTPVTQVNEVTGTLRVKGYFDEQLKAWLLEKGF, from the exons ATGTCACTCATTGGAGGAGCAAAGATGGCAGCAAATGTATTCCGAGTCATTCTCCATGACTGGAAGACTTGCGTGCGGTGGAGCTACGGGCGACGGCAGCTG aGCCAGACCCAGGGGCCTCCTGATAACCCCAGCTTTGTGGAGTCTGTGGATGAATACCAGTTTGTGGAGCGCCTGCTCCCCCCTACCAAAATCCCAGAGCCACCAAAACATAAACATTATCCCACTCCTAGTGGTTGGCAGCCTCCCAGAG ATCCCCTTCCCAGCTTGCCCTACTTTGTTCGTCGCTCTCGGATGCACAACATCCCTGTCTATAAGGAGATCACACATGGCAACCGACAGATGACCTTAATTCGCAAGGTAGAAGGTGACATCTGG GCTCTACAGAAGGATGTGGAAGAATTTTTGAGCCCACTGCTGGGAAAGACGCCTGTCACCCAGGTTAATGAGGTGACAGGTACTCTTCGAGTCAAGGGCTACTTTGATGAGCAACTTAAAGCCTGGCTCCTTGAGAAGGGCTTCTGA